The following DNA comes from Neoarius graeffei isolate fNeoGra1 chromosome 25, fNeoGra1.pri, whole genome shotgun sequence.
agaaccgtgtggatttaagtggaataattgcgagaagtcatatgatcaagacagcgttttaaggtaaggccatttggttattaattttgcccactgtgtcgtgttcacttgagcctatttagtatgccttgaacaagtgcaggtgttgctagcatcgtgctttgaagttgactcagatgtaactacagtcttaaaaaatGTTCGTTTAAAATGGTGTGTCCATGTtcatcatgttttacttttacttttcttaatggagagtgtgaaataccgctgcatcacttttatgagtgatttttgcaatagaacactaagttagtgtcactaacccatagtagtaggatgagtgggttcatggatgtcggtctgttgattgagagaaccatggtgtttgtgttgttccagcgagagtgttgttctgtttcatatgtgtgtgtgtgtgtgtgtgtgtgtgtgtgtgtgcgcgcgtgtgtgcgactaactactgtatttgaaatgcacactcgcttgactggatctgggtatgtaaggctgtaatcgggtggaatccgcgtctccttcagtttatctagagcagatgtaaaacctgcgactgttaaaccacagctgtgcgcttctgcttctaaaataacctgtccttcgtaatcgtgttaactgagaattgtcattgacagacaggcttcagattcttccgtcatcactcaaaaaaaaccccccaaaaaaaccgtCGTTTTTACAgattaggcctataagtagtaggcagtttaacgaaatattgcaattgcaagcttaaaaggatttcggacgcctgattggttaaaatgcaggaaattgcatctaagaaatacaaaattttctgggggaggaccccccttcaaaaaaatgtcccaggtcacgtcacagcaccccctgccgacaatgtcttcccgcgctgctgcgcgttatttctcaggaaagttcttgttttgacacagcgtgatggtgccccgccccctactttgagtggatttgagcataaatatctacagctcacgttcacgtttgttattatttaccttgtttctgaattcagcatgtagtgtctctagtaataataattagtgctgtgaagcgattaaaatatttaatagcgaatcgcacatttttgtcacatgagaaaccattgtaattctctgatcagcataaaaaagtgaatgggcttgttttgtaccaattttttttttttattattgcaaagcagagttagcaagagaaccatgagtgaacagctctaatcagagagacaggttatacagtgacggtaggcttgactcaatgctatctcagaaatccttcctgtaatatgcaaatttggccacctctgattggacagccaaatttgcatattacaggaaggatttctgggatagcattgagtcaagcctaccgtcactgtgtaacctgtctctctgattagagctgttcactcatggttctcttgctagctctgctttgcaataaaaaaaaaattggtaaatCACTTAGTTAGTTAGTGTAAATCAATCTggtaatctgactctctctgcaaatttaggcatcttaaaatgtttttattaatgccaaataaaatatccagcacaaattatatatgatagacataaattaataatttataaattttatttcaaacacgtttttagttagcaggactgcagcttatcaccgctcctgcccgcgcccgcccgcgcccgcatatgtacactcccactcccgcccgcatatgtgcacttccgctcccgcccgcgcctgcaatgagctttcaaaatttgtcccgcgccgcactgctttgcggcgggtcccgcgggagtgcagggctctactctgaggggggggggggctgactctcccacactttgaaaacccctgcacgaGACAGTTGTTAAACATGCAAATTGAAACACAGCTCTTGTTCAAGCATGACATCATTCTAAGAAGCAAGGTTAGTTTCCGTGTCATATAATCTTAAGATGTAAAACATTTACCTAACACCCCATACTCTGAGAGTGAGCTATTGCACACAGTGTAAGGAGCCTGATTTTGATCGATGTGATTCATAGGGGTGCAGGTTCTCTTGTCTACCTTCTGATCATGCAGTACGTGGTGGCGGTGGCTGTGGTCAGGACAAAGAGAGGCCGTTAAAGTAAACTACCAGCAATCTGACAAGGTTTGAGTCATGTCAGACGTAAACAGTCTACTCTGTAAGCTGATGTGAGCAGAACCTGAAGGTGCCTCTCTCCACGTCCTGGCCGCTAAGCCGCACATGGATGCCCTCTTTCAGCAGGGAGCCAAATGCCATGTACTCGCCCAGGGCCCAGTCCACCATCCGGTTCTCCACCATCGCCTCTCTGCTCTTCAGGATGCGGCTCAGACCTTGTAGagcgagagagaaaaacagatttAGTTCTGAGAAAGCGCATGTTTGTGCATAAGAGCGTGATTAAACTCAAACACACCTCTGTGGATGGTGAAGCCATCAACGGGCACAGAGGAAGCCACTTTTCCGATGTGGACAAGCTGCTCTTCATTCAGGCCAGTGGAGGGACAGTTCATACTCTTCGGCTGGCCATCCACAGTGAAGAAATCTGCACACCCAGTTATTCCCCATTTAAGTCAATGAGGCTACAACTAAGACACGAGTATCTTAGTATCTTAGTCACAGGTACAGAAGGTGGGGTGAAAAAGCACCTCTATAAGATTGTCATGAAGCAACTCTGTGGTAGTAATGGTATGGAGAACTTTAATCCATGACCCACTGTCACACAGACACATACCAGGCCAAGGAGAGTCAAGCCAATGTTTGATGTGGAGGATCTTCTCGTCTTTGGAACGCACATAAGCCTCCTCACAGATCTTGTCATAACTGGCTACCTCTTCCTAATGGTGCAAAGAACATTTGCCTTAAGATTCCCAGAATTAACTATTATTTATATACTGCAGATTATGTTCATGTCTTTATATGCTGAATTGTGTTTGATTATCACAAGTGTACACATCCTGCCATCTGACCTCATACTCCTGCCTGGTCACAACTCCCTCTGATATGAGCTTCTCTGCGTATTTCTGCAACACAGGTTTCTGTGTCTTTATCTGTTTGTACATCAGTGGCTGCGTGAACATCGGTTCATCCATCTCATTGTGGCCGTTCCGCCGGTAACATACCTGCAAATCCGTCCATGTATCAAAGTAAAAACAGAAACTGAACCAAACATGAGATGTAAATGAGAAGGTAATGACAGAATTATGAAAATGTTCCTTTTTAGTAGGAAAGAGCAGGAAGTTTGCGGCTTACCAAGTCCACCACCACGTCTTTATGGAACGTCGCTCTCCACTCGGCAGCAACATTGCACACGTACATCACAGCCTCGGGGTCGTCTGCATTGACGTGGAAGATGGGGGCGTTAACCACCCGCGCCACGTCAGTGGGATAGGGAGAAGAGCGGGCCATACGTGGGTCAGTGGTGAAGCCAATCTAATAAGGCAACACAAGATGGTTGAGGGTTGGAACTACTCCTTTATGTAAGACTTATATAATGTCCCAAGCAAGTCTGTTTACACTTGACCATTTCATATAGTTGGGTTGGATCCTGAAAAGATTTTAAACCCATGCATTTGCACTTAATGGATGGACTGATATTTGAAGGGGTGCCAAATTTCTAAAGTCACATCACCATTTTCATGAGCCCTTGAAGAGCCAAAAGCTGATGCCGTTATTATAGTTATTCATACCACAGATTCTTTAGTGTAGTAGCAAAGAAGAAATCACGCAGCTTAGATCATACATGTCTTCAGTCCACCTCTTGCttttgcttccccccccccccccccccacacacacacacatttgttgtAGGTTGCGACACAGATGTATTTTGACATTTGGAGTAAAGCATAACATTAAAGGTGggggcattgtggctcaggtggataaggcgccataccataactccggggacccgggttcgattccaacctgaggtcatttcccgatccctccccgtctctctcccgctcatttcctgtctctacactgtcctatccaataaaggtggaaaaagcccccccccaaaaaaagcataaCATTAAAGGTAAATTAGTAGAAAGCAGCAGAGAGCTTGTAATTGTCAGTATTCAGTAGAAATACAATGGAAAACACgaacaaattaaaataaataaaagcaaacagGCATCCAATGAACCCATGTGTCCTGTTGCATTTGTTCTGTCACTCTGTCTCAATTTAAgtctctataataataataataatgggcggagggcggcacggtggtgtagtggtcagcgctgtcgcctcacagcaagaaggtccgggttcgagccccgtcgccggcgagggcctttctgtgcggagtttgcatgttctccccgtgtccgcatgggtttcctccgggtgctccggtttcccccacagtccaaagacatgcaggttaggttaactggtgactctaaattgaccgtaggtgtgaatgtgagtgtgaatggttgtctgtgtctatgtgtcagccctgtgatgacctggcgacttgtccagggtataccccgccttttgcccgtagtcagctgggataggctccagcttgcctgcgaccctgtagaacaggataaagcggctagagataatgagatgagatgagatagcgcctttcacaaacccaaaggacgctttacacaggagttacaccaaaaaaaaaaaaaacacccacactaggaagagtaatgtgaggtaaagaggaaagttttcaggttagctttgaaggaagagagagtggaacagtcacgaagcgattgtggtaatgaattccaaagtttaggagcagcaacactgaatgatttgccacccatagatgccagtttaaaatgtgggacagtcaaaagtccagagacagaagatctgagggagcgggagggacagtacaaatgaattctctcacagagataggaaggagcgaGACTATGATGAGCTTTATAAGTtagaagcaagattttgtattgttCACAAGGTGTTTGTATGATATTGATATTTATAGGTAATTGGAATAAACACAAATATAGATATTACTGACTGTCCCACTGTCTTGTGTCAcacttttaactgaaccttatTCCAAATATAGCTGGCACAACTATAGATGAATGTTTGCTGTAATATACTTGGACATCTCATCTGAAATGAAGGGACAGGACACGCACCTGATTGTTGACTACCACATGTACTGTGCCATGAGTGGTATAGGAGGGCAGATCACTCAGGTGAAAGGTCTCATACACGATGCCCTGTCCAGCAAACGCTGCATCTCCATGTAGCAGAATAGACATCACCTAAAGGGAAGGACAGAAAGGTCCTTGTTTTGTAAACGGACATTCAAAATCTGCActtttcactgtggcactgtAGTCTGCTACAGTGAAGCAGGTTAAGACATTAAAGATGTCTAGGTTGCATCCCCTGTTCTGACAAAGTGACAAGCTGGTGAGGCAAGATTCCACGGAATGAAAGCTGGCACAAAATGTACCGACAGGTGACAAATTACAGGAAAAACCTGAGTGACTGAATAAGATGGAAATGACTTTGAAAAAGGTTTCATTACTGGGACGCTGACAGcaagagtttcagttacaaaGATGTATAAGGAACAACGTTGATATTAATTCAGAAAGTGACCAAGATCATAGAAGGGGAGGgatgttatagcagggttgcactGCATCAACACCTCATTACAAAGACAAACGCACATCTGAGAGTTCAGAGgtgcaaaaaaacaaaggcagagatgtggagaaaaaaaaaatcatacagtcaAATCCTTATTCGAACAAGTGGACGAGAGTGCGAGTGGCTTACACCAAGACAAACATACGGTACAGATGACTGTTTTGCTGTGGAAGGCATTTTTTACTGGCACATTGTGCTGAACTAACAACTGTTCCCTTAGAAAGAagtgtcacaaagttatttagcCTGAACCGACCATCTTTATTCTATGGCGAATCATTTCCACCTGATGTAGATGTAGAAGGGCACAACAATAAAACAAATGTACAGTTTGTCCTAACCAGTATATCAGATCTGAATGGAGAATATAAGAGCTTTTATGACTTGACAGTGCAGACCCTGTTGCCTTCAGTGTCTCCGCAGTAGAACTGCTCAGCTTTGGTCTTGCCCTGCACTACCGGGTTCACTGCCTCCAGGTGAGATGGGTTGGCCACCAGCGACAGGGTAATGTTGCGGTCAGTCACGTGGTTAGTCCATCTGTGATATGTCCCCAAATGATACTTCACATCACCTGAACCCTGACAGGCAAACAACAGAAAGGAAACAAAGAACACAGAATGAAATGCTGACAATGCTCTAAAACCTGTTTAAACCAATTAAGGGCAAGTGTGACAGAAAAAAATGTGTGAGATAAAACCACTGGAATTCTATACAACCTGCCTTAGAACTGAAGGTtgtatttttgtttcacttcgttCTTTCCATGCCTTCTTTCTTCTCATTTAGAATGGTGTGACAAGGGcgataattaatataaaattgatACGGTGATAAATTATTTCACAATACAATTTTCTGAATCATCATGGACGTCTTgatatctttttattttattttttaaataattacaaaCTGAATCTGATTTGATGGTAATATTTTGGAATTAGGCGGCacagttagattagattagataactttatttgtacccaAAGGTAGATTTGGTGTGCAGCCAAGTGATCTCCACTCAtacaaaacatttaaaacaaaggacacacttaacatacaaacatttgaaatattacagaaatgtttaaaaatggcggcacggtggtgtagtggttagcgctgtcgcctcacagcaagaaggtccggtttgagccctgtggccggtgaaggcctttctgtgtggagtttgcatgttctccccgtgtccgcgtgggtttcctccgggtgctccggtttcccccacagtccaaagacatgcaggttaggttaactggtgactctaaattgaccgtaggtgtgaatgtgagtgtgaatggttgtctgtgtctatgtgtcagccctgtgatgacctggcgacttgtccagggtgtaccccgcctttcgcccgtagtcagctgggataggctccagcttgcctgcgaccctgtaaaaggataaagcggctagagatgatgagatgagatgtttcctccgggtgctccagtttcccccacagtccaaagacatgcaggttaggctaattggtggctctaaattgaccgtaggtgtgaatgtgagtgtgaatggttgtttgtctctatgcgtcaggcCTGTGAGGACTTGTCCAGTGtatactccgcctctcgcccatagtcagctgggataggctccagcttgcccgcgaccctgcacaggataagcggctacagataatggatggattgtggAATTAATCTTTTGCcttttaggccacacccacttcacaTCTTCACAATGTTGGTGTTAACTGGCTCAGGAGCGTTTCTGCCTCAATAATTGTCAAAAAGTGGTTGAACTTTATGAACAATATAACCATTACCTGCCAATCAATTATAATGGGGCAATGTTCAAGACAAGGTCCTGAGGAGGTCTGCTGAGTTTTGGGCGTGGTCATCAATAGTTCCATACCATATATATGTGTAAGCTGAAATGCTCTTATAACCACAAGCCAAGAACCACTGGTGATACCATAGCAAC
Coding sequences within:
- the ogdhb gene encoding 2-oxoglutarate dehydrogenase complex component E1 isoform X3; this encodes MYRLRTCASWLRPLTAAQSAQNVLQQSSAACTLRTFQPNRCYTAQVVAEPFLNGTSSSYLEEMYYAWLEDPRSVHKSWDIFFRNANAGVPPSAAYQSPPPPVAVTSVRPQALVGSQANVEKLVKDHLAVQTLIRMYQVRGHHVAKLDPLGISCVNFDDSPVTVGFRQVGFYGLSDSDLDTEFRLPTTTFIGGNESTLPLREIIHHLEMAYCQHIGVEFMFINDFKQCQWIRQKFEKPGTIQFTPEEKRNLLTRMIRSTRFEEFLQRKWSSEKRFGLEGCEALIPALKTVIDKSSENGVESMILGMPHRGRLNVLANVIHKELEQIFCQFDSKLEAADEGSGDVKYHLGTYHRWTNHVTDRNITLSLVANPSHLEAVNPVVQGKTKAEQFYCGDTEGNRVMSILLHGDAAFAGQGIVYETFHLSDLPSYTTHGTVHVVVNNQIGFTTDPRMARSSPYPTDVARVVNAPIFHVNADDPEAVMYVCNVAAEWRATFHKDVVVDLVCYRRNGHNEMDEPMFTQPLMYKQIKTQKPVLQKYAEKLISEGVVTRQEYEEEVASYDKICEEAYVRSKDEKILHIKHWLDSPWPDFFTVDGQPKSMNCPSTGLNEEQLVHIGKVASSVPVDGFTIHRGLSRILKSREAMVENRMVDWALGEYMAFGSLLKEGIHVRLSGQDVERGTFRL